The following proteins come from a genomic window of Tenebrio molitor chromosome 9, icTenMoli1.1, whole genome shotgun sequence:
- the her gene encoding RE1-silencing transcription factor B, whose protein sequence is MHTASSHMKWFPCDHCPYKSKSNHVLEAHILTKHTAPEQIQWFECQLCPYKGKHKDYLRKHMVSMHQNKWFECDQCPYKASSKYCLKAHKRDEHTLEKNFKCSSCSFSAKWKVHLKRHIAEKHAAPEEIRWFECEQCEYRSKRKDNLRQHVKARHTPGEKWYECDQCAFRTKWKKNLKLHEEKTKHVLKNM, encoded by the coding sequence ATGCACACAGCGTCGAGTCACATGAAGTGGTTTCCATGTGACCATTGTCCGTACAAAAGCAAAAGCAACCACGTTCTCGAAGCCCACATTCTCACCAAACACACGGCGCCAGAACAGATTCAGTGGTTTGAGTGTCAGTTGTGCCCCTACAAGGGCAAACACAAAGATTATCTGCGCAAGCACATGGTTTCCATGCACCAGAATAAATGGTTCGAATGTGATCAGTGTCCATACAAGGCCTCCTCAAAGTATTGCCTGAAGGCGCACAAGAGGGACGAACAcacgttggaaaaaaatttcaaatgcagTTCCTGCTCGTTTTCGGCCAAGTGGAAAGTGCACTTGAAGCGACACATAGCGGAGAAACACGCGGCCCCAGAGGAAATCCGTTGGTTTGAATGTGAACAATGTGAGTATAGGTCGAAGAGGAAGGACAATCTGAGGCAACACGTGAAGGCCAGACACACGCCCGGTGAAAAGTGGTATGAATGTGATCAATGTGCGTTTAGGACGAAATGGAAGAAAAACCTCAAATTGCACgaggaaaaaacaaaacatgtcttaaaaaatatgtag